From the genome of Gemmatimonadota bacterium:
GGACCTGGGCGTGGAGGAACTGAAGACCGCCGACGAGGTGGACGCGCTGTTGGAGGAGCACGAGGGTACGGCGCTGGTCGTGGTCAATTCCGTCTGCGGTTGCGCGGCGGCCAATGCCCGGCCGGGCGTCGCCATGGCCCTGCAGAACAAGAAGAAGCCGGACCGGATCACCACGGTCTTCGCCGGCATGGACCTGGAAGCCACGAGCAAGGCGCGGGATTACTTCAAGGGGTTTTTTCCGTCGTCTCCGCAGATCGCGCTGATGAAGGACGGCCAGGTGGCGTTCATGCTGGAACGCCATGACATCGAGGGCCGCACGGCGCTCGACGTGGCCGAGCGGCTGAT
Proteins encoded in this window:
- a CDS encoding BrxA/BrxB family bacilliredoxin; protein product: MYDPVLVEPMRRELTDLGVEELKTADEVDALLEEHEGTALVVVNSVCGCAAANARPGVAMALQNKKKPDRITTVFAGMDLEATSKARDYFKGFFPSSPQIALMKDGQVAFMLERHDIEGRTALDVAERLMLAFNEHC